One Longimicrobiales bacterium DNA segment encodes these proteins:
- a CDS encoding serine hydrolase, whose amino-acid sequence MNRPEESLHRLIGGKAAVPGFRERGLDGHIAEAIHTTEVHMLARRLASSASFTAIPLGLALVAVTPALGQAPAGADSVWTDIVMQWESTVEEEGIVGASLALIVDGELTKFETEGSANLSEGHPVDRSTIYHWASITKTFTAIGIMQLRDRGLISLDDPITKYVPELREVHNEYGSMDNITIRHLMSHSAGFRAGTWPFAGGEDWQPHEPTEWSQLVSMIPYTEIEFEPGSKFSYSNPGIIFLGKVIEYVSGDVYEAYIDKNIFRPLGMRRTYFDATPWGLLRFRSNHYFVAEDQVTAGGLDFNTGITVANGGLNAPLGDMGRYLAFLMGSRLEGSDYDAVLSRNSLQEMWNDVVPIGDSPYGTSSMGLSFFLYEQDGHQVVGHTGSQRGFLSYMYFDPIAKIGAISALNTVGLDETGPDSNGLRVAITTRLLNELFPLFRADAAADGGN is encoded by the coding sequence GTGAACAGACCTGAAGAATCGCTTCACCGACTCATCGGCGGCAAGGCGGCGGTTCCCGGCTTTCGCGAGCGTGGGCTTGATGGGCACATTGCGGAGGCAATCCACACAACTGAGGTCCACATGCTCGCTCGTCGTCTCGCTTCATCCGCGTCGTTCACCGCGATACCTCTCGGCCTAGCTCTCGTCGCGGTTACGCCCGCCCTCGGGCAGGCACCAGCCGGCGCTGATTCTGTGTGGACCGACATCGTGATGCAGTGGGAATCGACCGTCGAAGAGGAAGGCATCGTCGGGGCCTCTCTAGCCCTGATCGTGGACGGAGAACTCACCAAATTCGAGACCGAAGGCTCAGCGAATCTGTCGGAAGGCCACCCAGTAGACCGATCGACGATCTACCACTGGGCTTCGATCACGAAGACGTTCACCGCCATCGGCATCATGCAGCTCCGTGATCGGGGCTTGATCAGCCTGGATGACCCGATCACGAAATACGTGCCCGAGCTGCGCGAGGTGCACAACGAGTACGGCTCAATGGACAACATCACGATCCGTCATCTCATGAGCCACTCCGCCGGCTTCCGTGCCGGCACCTGGCCGTTCGCGGGGGGTGAGGACTGGCAGCCGCATGAGCCGACCGAGTGGAGTCAGCTCGTTTCGATGATCCCCTACACAGAGATCGAATTCGAGCCGGGGTCGAAGTTCAGCTACTCGAACCCGGGGATCATCTTCCTGGGCAAGGTCATCGAGTATGTGAGCGGCGACGTCTACGAGGCGTACATCGACAAAAACATCTTCCGCCCCTTAGGCATGCGCCGAACGTATTTCGACGCGACACCATGGGGCCTGCTGCGCTTTCGATCGAACCACTACTTCGTGGCGGAAGACCAGGTGACCGCGGGCGGCTTGGACTTCAACACGGGAATCACGGTGGCGAACGGTGGGCTGAACGCCCCTCTGGGCGACATGGGGCGATACCTCGCATTCCTTATGGGCTCACGCCTTGAAGGCAGCGACTACGACGCCGTTCTCTCCCGCAATTCCCTCCAAGAGATGTGGAACGACGTCGTGCCGATTGGTGACTCTCCCTACGGGACGTCTTCGATGGGGCTGTCGTTCTTTCTCTATGAGCAGGACGGGCATCAAGTGGTCGGTCACACCGGCAGCCAGCGTGGCTTCCTCTCGTACATGTACTTCGATCCGATCGCGAAGATCGGGGCCATCTCCGCTTTGAACACGGTCGGACTGGACGAGACTGGACCGGACTCGAACGGACTACGCGTCGCGATCACAACTCGACTGCTGAACGAACTCTTCCCTCTGTTCCGCGCAGACGCAGCGGCAGACGGAGGGAACTGA
- a CDS encoding dipeptidase, with protein MRRVSYLLMAALAVFAGTVGAQQDPHMAKAMRVLSSTPLIDGHNDLPWAIRQSEVAPHDVEALEHDLRGSTPFHTDIDRLRAGKVGAQFWSVYIPFEAEAEGAAKVQLEQIDIALQIVDKYPDVFELALDASDVNRIFGSGKIASMLGMEGGHAIENSLGTLRAFYAMGVRYMTLTHNGTLDWADAGSDEARHGGLSDFGEEVVREMNRMGMLVDLAHTSPATMNDALDVAEAPVIWSHADARGVHDHSRNVPDQVLRRLPENGGVVMVTFVPSFLTDQPEATIADVADHIDHVAAVAGMDHVGIGSDFDGITSTPVGLEDVSTYPMLFAELSRRGWTEDDLRKLAGENVLRAWQEAETTARRLQLERPPSMATIGANGGISH; from the coding sequence ATGAGACGCGTTTCTTATCTGTTGATGGCTGCTCTCGCTGTTTTCGCCGGTACTGTCGGAGCCCAGCAGGATCCGCACATGGCCAAAGCCATGCGGGTACTGTCTTCGACGCCCCTCATCGACGGCCATAACGATCTCCCTTGGGCGATCCGCCAGAGTGAGGTCGCACCCCACGATGTGGAGGCTCTTGAGCATGACCTTCGAGGAAGCACGCCGTTCCATACCGACATCGACCGCCTTCGTGCTGGGAAGGTCGGCGCGCAGTTCTGGTCTGTGTATATCCCGTTCGAGGCGGAGGCTGAAGGCGCCGCCAAGGTTCAGCTCGAGCAGATCGACATCGCCCTTCAAATCGTCGACAAGTATCCCGACGTCTTCGAACTCGCTCTGGATGCTTCCGATGTGAATCGGATCTTCGGTTCCGGCAAGATCGCTTCCATGCTCGGCATGGAGGGCGGACACGCCATCGAGAACTCACTCGGGACGCTACGCGCGTTCTACGCGATGGGCGTCCGCTATATGACGCTTACGCACAACGGCACCTTGGACTGGGCCGATGCGGGTAGCGATGAAGCGCGGCACGGCGGACTCAGCGACTTCGGGGAAGAGGTCGTCCGTGAGATGAACCGAATGGGGATGCTGGTCGATCTCGCGCACACATCACCCGCCACGATGAACGACGCGCTCGACGTCGCGGAGGCACCTGTCATCTGGTCGCATGCGGATGCACGGGGTGTGCACGACCACTCGCGGAACGTGCCAGATCAGGTCCTGCGCCGCCTGCCGGAGAACGGCGGCGTGGTCATGGTCACCTTCGTCCCGTCCTTTCTCACGGATCAGCCGGAAGCCACGATTGCTGACGTCGCCGACCACATCGACCACGTCGCGGCGGTCGCGGGAATGGACCACGTCGGGATCGGGTCCGACTTCGATGGTATCACCAGCACACCGGTCGGCCTGGAAGACGTATCCACCTACCCGATGCTTTTCGCAGAGCTGTCACGGCGCGGATGGACTGAAGATGACCTCAGAAAGCTCGCCGGAGAAAACGTCCTGCGTGCTTGGCAGGAAGCCGAAACAACGGCCCGCCGCCTGCAGTTGGAGCGTCCCCCGTCCATGGCGACCATCGGTGCAAACGGCGGCATCAGCCACTAA
- a CDS encoding DUF5916 domain-containing protein, whose protein sequence is MLRSTVLLLALFGIASPLSAQVIGGAERTPVDPLSLPRPVMTALKIEGGINIDGRLDDAAWARATPTSETWIQITPEPGMPASESTVVRILYDDDKLYIGAVMHDSNVGALSVPGLEQDFDTPNSDIFGFALDTYHDRQNGFVFAVNPAGAMFDAQAFDDQRSITRAWEGITEVRTTINDSSWIAEIAIPFATLRFNPTQGPQTWGLNFSRRLRRKNEDSMWAAVPLQFRVYKFSMAGTLEGLRDLPAGRNLWVKPYVLGDWITGPAVVEEGSEGAVGLDLKWGVTPKLTLDLTANTDFSQVEVDAEQVNLTRFSLFFPEKRDFFLENEGTFAFEDVSVRNFRTGSSNRKFRLFHSRRIGLSPSREPLPILAGARMTGRIGEQWEVGLINMQTRSVLGPEDGASFDAENFSVARVKRHLSGGSNIGAMFVNRQSTGLSGRPAEFNRAYGIDGNFNVLPTLVVSAYAARTDESAPSGDDKNVAMVQAAWRSAVFNSSFLFKHVGDGFNPGTGFIDRTAIRRYYGTVGFHPKVRKSGILEINPYFDVDAYTTLDGSLETRTLTPGVQVSLMNGGSLTMDYADHYEQLFATTSIAGASLAAGEYRWRAPSMNLMTAGNKALSGRVSFSKGDFYDGERTSVSFQGLYRPNEHFSLRLSAQHNDLKLGGTDFTADLFSGQLRYAKDTRTFLMGFVQYNEATEEMVTNVRFNLIHAPLSDLFLVFTERRSLAGGVTTPVLERGITLKFTKLFAF, encoded by the coding sequence ATGCTACGTAGCACCGTCCTTCTTCTGGCCTTATTCGGGATCGCATCTCCGCTGTCCGCACAGGTAATCGGTGGAGCCGAGAGGACTCCGGTCGATCCGCTGTCGCTCCCACGCCCCGTGATGACGGCCTTGAAGATCGAAGGTGGAATTAACATCGACGGCCGGCTGGACGATGCCGCTTGGGCTCGCGCGACCCCGACGTCCGAGACGTGGATCCAGATCACCCCAGAGCCTGGAATGCCTGCGTCCGAGTCGACGGTGGTCAGGATCCTCTACGATGACGACAAGCTCTATATCGGGGCTGTCATGCACGACTCGAACGTCGGCGCCTTGAGCGTACCGGGGCTCGAGCAGGACTTCGATACGCCGAACTCGGACATCTTTGGCTTCGCGCTGGACACCTATCACGACAGGCAGAACGGCTTCGTATTCGCGGTGAACCCGGCCGGCGCGATGTTCGACGCTCAGGCGTTCGACGACCAGCGGTCCATCACTCGGGCCTGGGAAGGCATTACGGAGGTTCGCACCACGATCAACGACTCGAGCTGGATCGCAGAAATCGCGATCCCGTTTGCCACGCTCCGGTTCAACCCGACCCAAGGGCCGCAGACGTGGGGGCTCAACTTCTCTCGGAGGCTTCGCCGGAAGAACGAAGATTCCATGTGGGCAGCGGTGCCGCTTCAGTTCCGCGTCTACAAGTTCTCGATGGCGGGCACATTGGAAGGACTGAGAGACTTGCCTGCGGGTCGAAATCTCTGGGTTAAGCCCTATGTGCTGGGCGATTGGATCACCGGGCCCGCAGTGGTTGAGGAAGGGAGCGAAGGAGCGGTCGGACTCGATCTGAAGTGGGGGGTCACCCCGAAGCTCACACTCGACCTCACCGCGAATACCGACTTCAGTCAGGTCGAAGTCGATGCGGAGCAGGTGAACCTCACGCGCTTTTCTCTGTTCTTTCCCGAAAAGCGTGACTTCTTTTTGGAGAACGAGGGCACTTTTGCCTTCGAGGACGTGAGCGTCAGGAACTTCCGCACGGGCAGCTCGAATCGAAAATTCCGGCTCTTTCATTCGCGCAGGATCGGACTTTCGCCGAGTCGCGAGCCGCTCCCGATTCTCGCAGGGGCGCGGATGACGGGGAGGATCGGAGAGCAATGGGAGGTCGGCCTGATCAACATGCAGACCCGGTCGGTTCTCGGTCCTGAAGACGGGGCCTCCTTCGACGCCGAGAATTTCTCGGTCGCGCGGGTGAAGCGTCACTTGTCGGGTGGCTCCAACATCGGCGCAATGTTCGTAAACCGGCAGTCCACAGGACTTTCGGGGCGGCCCGCGGAATTCAACCGCGCCTATGGCATCGATGGCAACTTCAATGTTCTCCCCACGCTCGTGGTGTCGGCCTATGCGGCTCGGACAGACGAGTCGGCGCCTTCCGGGGACGACAAGAACGTCGCGATGGTGCAGGCCGCGTGGCGCAGCGCCGTATTCAACTCCTCGTTCTTGTTCAAGCATGTCGGAGACGGATTCAACCCAGGCACGGGCTTCATCGATCGGACGGCGATCCGTCGCTACTACGGGACGGTTGGGTTCCATCCGAAGGTCCGTAAGAGCGGGATCTTGGAGATCAACCCGTACTTCGACGTCGACGCGTATACGACTCTGGACGGATCGCTGGAGACGCGCACGCTCACGCCGGGTGTGCAGGTCAGCCTTATGAACGGTGGGTCGCTCACAATGGACTACGCCGATCACTACGAGCAGCTCTTTGCGACGACGAGCATTGCGGGTGCGAGTCTCGCGGCGGGCGAATACCGGTGGCGGGCTCCGAGCATGAATCTGATGACTGCCGGGAACAAGGCTCTGTCCGGACGAGTCTCCTTCTCGAAAGGTGACTTCTACGACGGCGAACGCACCTCGGTCTCATTCCAAGGCCTATATCGCCCTAATGAGCACTTCTCGCTGCGGCTCTCCGCCCAGCACAACGACCTCAAGCTCGGTGGCACCGACTTCACCGCGGATCTGTTCAGCGGCCAGCTCCGGTACGCGAAGGACACCCGCACTTTCCTCATGGGCTTCGTTCAGTACAACGAAGCGACGGAGGAGATGGTCACGAACGTGCGCTTCAATCTGATCCACGCGCCCCTGTCCGATCTCTTTCTGGTGTTCACGGAGAGAAGGTCACTGGCCGGAGGGGTGACGACACCGGTCCTCGAGCGCGGGATCACGCTCAAGTTCACGAAGCTGTTCGCGTTCTAG
- a CDS encoding lysoplasmalogenase has translation MTPRLWAVSATVVVLGVLSAQASTGGARRTAATLKMSAATGYVLLALWVGAAESSFGRVMLAGFALCWIGDLLLLVPGRGQAFLCGLAAFLLGHLAYATAFASLGFQVQWAVAAFVLAVPTALWIHTWLISSQLTPRMIWPVRAYIVAISLMLVMAASAFGAGAPLLVPVGAAAFMASDVFVARERFVQPDPLNTGVGLPLYFLAQVLFALGL, from the coding sequence ATGACCCCTCGCCTCTGGGCCGTTTCAGCGACAGTTGTCGTTCTGGGTGTTCTCTCCGCCCAGGCCTCCACGGGAGGAGCCCGTCGAACAGCCGCGACCCTGAAGATGTCGGCGGCCACGGGTTATGTGCTTCTCGCCCTGTGGGTCGGGGCGGCCGAGTCGTCCTTCGGGCGTGTAATGCTGGCCGGCTTCGCCCTGTGCTGGATTGGTGACCTCCTCCTCCTCGTGCCCGGACGTGGACAAGCTTTTCTATGCGGTCTGGCCGCCTTCCTCTTAGGACACCTCGCCTACGCGACGGCATTCGCTTCGCTCGGTTTCCAAGTGCAATGGGCCGTGGCGGCGTTCGTTCTTGCCGTCCCCACGGCTCTGTGGATCCACACCTGGCTCATCAGCAGCCAACTCACGCCACGGATGATCTGGCCGGTTCGCGCCTACATCGTCGCCATCTCGCTCATGTTGGTGATGGCCGCGAGCGCGTTTGGAGCAGGGGCACCCTTGCTGGTGCCCGTTGGAGCCGCTGCCTTTATGGCATCAGACGTCTTCGTCGCTCGCGAGAGGTTCGTGCAGCCAGATCCACTGAACACGGGTGTGGGCCTTCCACTCTACTTTCTTGCTCAGGTGCTGTTTGCGCTCGGGCTCTAG
- a CDS encoding pyridoxamine 5'-phosphate oxidase family protein encodes MSEEKVGADNAGRDDSRSALRRRDRGKDEPWVRDFMIQAPAGFMATVGEDGQPFLNSNLYFYDQERHCIYLHTHRSGKTRDNVEQVQKVAFSVAAMGRFLPAPEALEFSVEYAGVVAFGIGTIVEDAGECRFALQAILDKYAPHLTPGEDYRPTTDDELKRTAVFRIDIETWSGKQKEVEEDFPGAYALPELVVPFPVRLEQPPE; translated from the coding sequence GTGAGTGAGGAAAAGGTCGGGGCGGACAACGCCGGAAGGGACGACTCACGAAGCGCTTTGCGGCGGCGGGACCGAGGCAAGGATGAACCGTGGGTCAGGGACTTCATGATCCAGGCGCCCGCCGGATTCATGGCGACAGTGGGGGAGGACGGGCAGCCGTTCCTCAACTCGAACCTGTACTTCTACGATCAAGAACGGCACTGCATCTACCTCCACACACACCGCTCAGGGAAGACGCGCGACAATGTGGAACAGGTGCAGAAGGTCGCGTTCAGTGTCGCCGCCATGGGTCGGTTTCTGCCGGCTCCGGAGGCGCTCGAATTCTCGGTGGAATACGCCGGCGTCGTGGCGTTCGGCATAGGGACTATCGTCGAGGACGCGGGCGAATGTCGATTCGCTCTTCAGGCGATTCTCGACAAATACGCTCCTCACCTGACCCCGGGTGAGGACTACCGTCCGACGACGGATGACGAGCTCAAACGCACGGCCGTATTCCGGATCGACATCGAGACGTGGAGCGGAAAACAAAAAGAGGTCGAAGAGGACTTCCCGGGTGCATACGCACTGCCGGAGCTGGTCGTACCGTTCCCAGTCAGATTGGAGCAGCCTCCCGAGTGA
- a CDS encoding DinB family protein, translating into MTKLPRPEYSEYNEYYRQYVALVPDGDIAVTLRDQLEETITVLEGITPERETFRYAEGKWNIREVITHLMDTERVFAFRALTMAREDGVTLPGMDQNEWTVRSNGGDRPLADLIEEWVAVRRANVHLFASFDGETGARTGIASDSEITVRALPWLIAGHELWHRGLISEHYVEKSM; encoded by the coding sequence ATGACCAAGCTTCCTCGCCCTGAGTACAGCGAGTACAACGAGTACTACCGGCAGTATGTGGCACTCGTCCCCGACGGCGACATCGCGGTCACACTTCGCGATCAACTAGAGGAGACGATCACCGTTCTCGAAGGCATCACGCCCGAACGCGAGACGTTCCGTTACGCGGAGGGAAAGTGGAATATCCGCGAGGTGATCACCCACCTCATGGATACCGAGCGTGTGTTCGCGTTCCGGGCTCTGACCATGGCCAGGGAGGACGGTGTCACTCTTCCGGGGATGGACCAGAACGAGTGGACGGTGCGTTCGAACGGTGGAGATCGACCCCTCGCGGACTTGATCGAGGAGTGGGTCGCGGTGCGGCGTGCCAACGTGCATCTGTTCGCCTCCTTCGACGGGGAGACGGGTGCGCGGACCGGGATCGCGAGCGATAGCGAAATCACCGTGCGTGCGCTTCCATGGCTGATCGCCGGGCACGAACTGTGGCATCGTGGGCTCATTTCAGAGCACTACGTGGAGAAGTCGATGTGA
- a CDS encoding amidohydrolase family protein, protein MIIRRFTLLAAIVFMGCEDAAQAAPGTIAFTHVNVLPMTAETVLADQTVVVVDGRITEVGAAGDVMLGRGATVIDGTDQYLMPGLAEMHAHVPPGDNPPRDAVEDLLFLYVANGITTIRGMLGSDYQIPLADELEQSQLLGPNFYVAAPSLNGTTAPTAEAAEGLIRAAKESGYDLMKIHPGIPLDAWDRMAEVAEEVNLTFGGHVPADVGLVHAIETGMSTVDHLDGYVQAIASDNVQAQVNAGTISLGGLVEGVDEGKLAEIVQLTIDNDVYVVPTMYLWENLYGFPDADAILSQPEMKYVSQSQRDAWRRQSEGNARGGEEEVAAYLALRKQVLKGLSDAGAGILMGTDSPQMFNVPGYALHRELQVVAEAGISNYEILKSGTAWVGKYVADHLELDGSFGTVAAGQRADLVLLGSNPMDDLENLTDRVGVMVRGRWVSRKEIDLGLAALAAKHAGQR, encoded by the coding sequence ATGATCATTCGTCGATTCACGCTGCTGGCAGCAATCGTGTTCATGGGCTGTGAAGACGCTGCCCAGGCAGCGCCTGGAACAATCGCCTTCACCCACGTGAATGTCCTGCCGATGACAGCGGAGACGGTCCTAGCCGACCAAACAGTTGTCGTGGTGGATGGGCGCATCACCGAAGTTGGTGCGGCAGGCGACGTGATGCTTGGAAGGGGCGCTACGGTCATCGACGGGACCGACCAGTACCTCATGCCCGGACTCGCCGAGATGCACGCCCACGTGCCCCCCGGCGACAATCCCCCCAGGGACGCAGTCGAGGACCTTCTGTTTCTGTATGTCGCGAATGGCATCACGACGATCCGAGGCATGCTGGGCTCGGACTACCAGATCCCGCTGGCCGACGAGCTCGAACAGAGTCAACTCCTGGGCCCGAACTTCTACGTAGCCGCTCCCTCCTTGAACGGGACCACGGCACCGACCGCCGAAGCCGCCGAAGGCCTGATCCGAGCGGCCAAGGAGAGCGGGTATGACCTCATGAAGATCCACCCTGGCATCCCGCTCGACGCGTGGGACAGAATGGCCGAGGTCGCCGAGGAAGTGAACCTGACCTTTGGCGGACACGTGCCGGCTGATGTCGGGCTCGTGCATGCGATCGAAACAGGCATGTCGACTGTGGATCACCTAGACGGCTACGTGCAGGCCATCGCGTCCGACAACGTTCAGGCCCAAGTGAACGCAGGAACCATCAGTCTGGGCGGGCTCGTGGAAGGTGTGGACGAGGGCAAACTCGCGGAGATCGTCCAGCTCACGATCGACAACGACGTCTACGTCGTCCCGACGATGTACCTGTGGGAGAACCTGTATGGCTTCCCTGACGCGGACGCCATTTTGTCACAGCCAGAGATGAAGTACGTGTCTCAGAGTCAACGCGATGCCTGGCGTCGTCAGTCGGAGGGGAATGCGCGAGGCGGCGAGGAAGAGGTGGCCGCCTACCTGGCGCTCAGAAAGCAGGTCCTCAAGGGGCTCTCAGACGCCGGCGCAGGCATCCTGATGGGCACGGATTCACCGCAGATGTTCAACGTGCCCGGATATGCCCTTCACCGTGAACTGCAAGTCGTGGCCGAGGCCGGCATCTCGAACTACGAAATCCTGAAGAGTGGGACGGCTTGGGTGGGGAAGTACGTGGCCGACCATCTCGAGTTGGATGGGTCATTCGGTACCGTGGCCGCTGGCCAGCGCGCCGATCTGGTCCTGTTGGGTTCGAATCCGATGGACGACCTCGAGAACCTGACAGATCGCGTGGGTGTGATGGTCCGCGGACGGTGGGTGTCGCGGAAGGAGATCGATCTCGGGCTCGCGGCCCTAGCGGCCAAGCACGCGGGACAACGCTGA
- a CDS encoding membrane dipeptidase encodes MERRDFVRLAGTAALTPGLATTIDWDRFGGVRHSPLWPGYGDAIVVDALAGPIQFNIPQEGLPLSNAALNAVRGSGITAVNITVNARPTENQSALEATAAKMEAWMAEAERSSDVLSVATTVGDIRAAKGSGRLGLVFGFQDGVPFEDDLDRLDRFYEMGLRIVQPTYNVQNKIGTGCLAPNDSGLTDLGREAVARMEALGILLDFSHCGPQTTIDGIRAATGPVSITHSGCKAVFDHPRSKDDATMRETADGGGVFGVYLMPFLNPAGPPTASDFMDHIDHALDVCGEDHVGIGSDQGIVPLDVSGDFPSRFDAVSAQRSAAGIAAPREDTVPYVPDLNTPRRMETIADMMAARGHADRVIEKVLGTNFVRLFGEVWS; translated from the coding sequence ATGGAACGTCGCGACTTCGTTCGGCTGGCCGGGACAGCAGCGCTCACACCAGGGTTGGCGACCACCATCGATTGGGACCGATTCGGTGGGGTGCGCCATTCACCCCTCTGGCCCGGATACGGGGACGCCATCGTGGTCGACGCCCTCGCGGGTCCGATCCAGTTCAACATCCCGCAGGAAGGGCTTCCGCTCAGTAACGCCGCTCTGAACGCAGTACGTGGATCAGGGATCACCGCAGTGAACATCACGGTGAACGCGCGCCCTACCGAGAACCAATCCGCCCTCGAGGCGACTGCCGCCAAAATGGAAGCATGGATGGCAGAGGCCGAACGGAGTTCCGACGTGCTCTCGGTCGCTACCACCGTGGGAGACATCCGAGCCGCGAAAGGGTCGGGCCGACTCGGCCTCGTCTTCGGCTTCCAAGACGGTGTTCCGTTCGAAGACGACCTGGACCGGCTTGACCGGTTCTACGAGATGGGCCTCCGCATCGTCCAGCCGACATACAACGTGCAGAACAAGATCGGTACCGGCTGTCTCGCGCCCAACGACAGCGGTCTGACCGACCTGGGACGGGAAGCGGTGGCGCGCATGGAGGCGTTGGGCATCTTGCTCGACTTTTCACACTGCGGCCCGCAGACAACCATCGACGGCATCCGTGCGGCGACGGGACCGGTTTCCATCACACACTCCGGGTGTAAAGCGGTGTTCGATCACCCACGCAGCAAGGACGACGCGACGATGCGTGAGACGGCGGACGGCGGCGGAGTGTTCGGCGTCTACCTCATGCCGTTCCTGAACCCCGCCGGCCCGCCCACGGCCTCAGACTTCATGGACCACATCGACCACGCTCTAGATGTGTGCGGCGAGGACCACGTGGGCATCGGGAGCGACCAGGGCATCGTTCCGCTCGATGTCAGCGGTGACTTCCCTAGCCGGTTCGATGCCGTTTCGGCCCAACGCTCCGCAGCTGGGATCGCGGCGCCTCGTGAGGACACGGTCCCCTATGTCCCGGATCTTAATACGCCGCGACGAATGGAGACGATCGCGGACATGATGGCGGCGCGCGGGCATGCCGACCGGGTGATCGAGAAGGTGCTGGGGACCAACTTCGTTCGGTTGTTCGGCGAGGTGTGGAGCTAG